The sequence below is a genomic window from Dioscorea cayenensis subsp. rotundata cultivar TDr96_F1 chromosome 6, TDr96_F1_v2_PseudoChromosome.rev07_lg8_w22 25.fasta, whole genome shotgun sequence.
GCCAAAGTTTGGGTGAAGGAAACAACTGGCTACAAGGATCTTCTTGAATTTAACCTTGTGGAAGACCACCATAATATTGATGACATCATCATTTATCTTGCAAAGTTTGCTGTGCAAGAGCACAATCAACAGCAGGTAAATCATATTCAGAAGTCTTTTACcatttttaaatatgataattaaatttaagaggaaactcaaaatttaaaaaaaaactacaagcCAATGAGGAAAACATGATTTTTCTgtgtaaaaaattaattatattagtggtgattaaatttgtcaaaatcatttaatcataataaaactataaaatatatttaagtgaGTCATGAATTGATTACAAATTAAATAGACTAAGATTCAGTTTGGGCTCTAGTtagatttttctattatttaggtgtgatttaattgcttaattttttttttattgaagcaaATAGATCCccatatgttttttataattcaataaataacataagttcaaacaaaattcaaatcacTAACTCTAATATTACGCTTGGCATATGAGCTATTAGTTGACTGTTTTACATGCTCAATGTAATATGCACGGAAATATAAATGCCTAATGTCATTTAGCTATATATGTCAACATGTGTTGATACTTGGATTGCATGCAGGATGCTCATCTTGAGTTTGAAAGTgtaatgaaatcaaagatagaGCCTATGGTTGGGGGTGTGGTTTGTTAAATAACTTTGGAGGCTAGCAATATAGGTCTTACACAACTGTATCAAGCCAAGGTTTGGGTCAAGGAATCAACAAATTACAAGGAACTTCTTGCATTTGAACATGTGGTATATATATACCTGCTTATTAAAAGTCTAGCTTGTCTGAGTTTTTGAAGTCACAAagctttattttttgttattatgtaCATTTAATATGGCCAACATGGCAATGGTCTAGTTAGAGGTaggcacgggccgtccggaaAACCTGGAACCGGTCCGTGCCCGGCCTAGAACTGGCCCGCCGGTTCAAtgacccggcgggccggttCATTGACCCTGTAACCGCCCGCAGTCAGACGGGCTTGCCACGGGTTGAGGttttcccaacccgtgacccgCGTGGTCAAAACCCGGTTGGGCCCGACGAGCCGGGTCAAACCCAGTTCCAAACCggttaatgttattgtttgtttttttttaatactaagggggcgtttggttcgcggtaatgtgcAAACATTACCGGGAATCTGGTGGTAATCTGttcagattaccatgtttggttactgtagcagtggtaatgttgatggtaatgtaagattaccaatagtgaaatattacaAGTAAggtggtaatcacattaccaccaaaacagtgtccatccagattaccaagttggtggtaatcggacatgtattttttttccaattatacccccactcatttaatctaattccttattacactccctagttttttttattttccttttattatttttttaatattataatttaattatttatttatctaaatacttttaaattaagattttcaaatttttttatacgtgagggatatttttgataaatacaaatatatttttaaaaaaattgtgaaaaaaattatcttttatattataatttaattatttatttatcttaatactttaaattaagtttttttcaaatttttttatactgtaggggtatttttggtaaatgcaaaggtatttttaaaaaaattgtaaaaaaataatttttttgatattataatttaattatttatttatctaaatacttgaaattaagttgttcaaatttttttatacataggggtatttttggtaaatacaaaggtatttaaaaaaattgtaaaaaaactaatttttgatattataatttaaattatttatttattttaatacttttaaattatatttttttaaaaaaattttatacgtGAGggggtattttgataaatacaaaggtatttttaaaaattgtgaaaaaaataatttttttaatattataatttaattatttatttatctaaatactttgaattatatttttttcaaaaattttatatgtaaggggtattttggtaaatttaacATATTATCGAGGTAATTACCATGACTAACCAAACATAAGTAATGAAAGATTacaagtaatataaattctcaaccaaacactagtaatctcacattaccacaacattcctcagagcatataacattcccgatcatattaccatggtaatctcattaccatggtaatatatcattactgtgaaccaaacgccccctaagtacgtgttggtcatgggatttgaacccatgatcttgaacttggatagcaaaaacccaaccacttgaactacaatttgtttctaatattttttggaaagaattatatatagatagatgtaggatatggattaaaatattatatatatttaatttataaaaaattaagaaactatataataaattaaaaaattatacaaatcaattaataaaatatcaaagtatcaaacaataaattttcataaatatttttttaaaaaataattattttgttaattgtcttttggctcataagcactaaATTTCTACATAtgcactcttaaattctcttaaatagcgcACTctaatttgtcacatatatattagattattttgtttcaatttataaaataaaaaataaaattacaaaaaattgtttttaaattatgtagatcaatttataaaaaaatatattagtaaaaaaaaagaatatctttgaataatggttcacaccatattattttgatttgtaactttttttcaatgacaatatgataagcacaataataatcCTATTGTTAGAGACCAAAGTAAAATCTAGaaccaaccctaattataataaataaatatgttgatgataacttcaatttaaaataagaatactacctgatatatatattttgttgcacttaaaaaggtgtgctaataatttaatttgataaataaataaattaaaaatgtagcttttttatcctttttaaaattattttgatatgtcttaaaattttttaaattattataaattattttaaattttttattgtttgggattaaatttaaaaaatatattgtaacttctttatatttatttatgttttaaactaaaacaagaaaaatttgtaGGCCAATTGGTTAATGTTATCTTCTTATGTGAAAGGTCCTATGTTCAAACCCCATCCATTACacattttttggttatttacaaaaaacccgccgggtcacACAGGTCGGGTCCGGGTTTCGGTGAACCGGGCCcgccggcccgtgcccacctctaggtCTAGTGGTTAAAAATTTGATtccttttataaaataatttattggtaACTATTGAATAGCCCAATGATATAACACTAACATGTAAAAGGGgagatcatgggttcaaatctctcctcCGGTAATATTGTTCCATATACTATTCATTCgagattcttatattattcttgtcATGTATATACACTGTACATCTGGGTTTCAGTACTGTttgattcttattcaaaaaaaaatgattcttTTGCATTTACATGATTGagatgtaataataaaaaatatatatatttgaaattgtttctccattttataaaaagttaataaattGATGCATTTAATATGCAGATATACATTTGGTGAGTCTatgctttaaatatttatattagtttgtGGAATGATATTATTACTAagtaatattttatgtttagtaATTGACAAGTCTATACAATTAAGAGTTCAAGTGTTATATATGAGTGTGAAAAAcctattataatattattttgttatttgaataatttttttttcttttgttttgttttgtgttacTTCACGCACAACTTCATTTTTAGAGAAATCATGttcttatattttagtttttttgtacttaaaatattatttttaattttttgctatCTTCAAAACAAACTCCCATCTAACAACTCGATCAAATTGAAAATTGGTACCTCTTTATTTTCAAATctctttattttcaaatattataaaaaaattatctggTTGGAGgaataaaaatgtgaaattaaaaaaaaaaatcttaaaatgtTGGATTTTAAAACAACTATATATAAGTAATTGATCACATATGgcctaattaattttaaaaattaactacaaaatatatttagtgCAAtggttgaatatatataaagttcATACTGTTTATATGGGAAGAGAGCAATGTGGAGTTTTACCTTTACCTAATTATAGAAACTTATTTGAATTGAACATAGCATTAAGTTGAATTAAATTGAAAGAACACTTGTTCTTTGTTTATCACTCATATCAAGCCAAGTGATATGAAAGTTATGGGCCCCATTAATGAACAATATTAAGAAATCATTTATTATATGAGGTCTTAATAGTTCACACTTCACATTAGCAATGTAATATTAAGGCCATGCACTgtaaaagaagatgatgatggagtTCTCATGAGATCACAATCAAGACTAGCTCTTGTCTTAGTTCTCTTTCCTCCTACTTGTAAGACTTTCAGTGGCCACCACCCAAGAAATTGAGGGATCATGAGATCAACCACAGCATTGACTACTATATTATTCATCTCTCAAAAATTGGTCGACAAATCCACAACCAACAACAGCTAATAAACTCTTggtctttcttttttaataatttctctttctttttttgataaattcaactcaatatttatatatatatatatatatatagtttttatataatttgctTAGCATGATATTGCTATTGTTTGAAGTTATCAAAATATAGAATAAGAATACAAGATCACAAAGGTAAGGACAAAAACTAACCAAGGacagtctttttttttatttttttacaaatgtgcCAAGTTCAACAATGAACCTATATGTTAT
It includes:
- the LOC120263107 gene encoding multicystatin-like; protein product: MEDAHLEFKKVEDESAKPEEAGVTYDITLEVENDNLEQLYQAKVWVKETTGYKDLLEFNLVEDHHNIDDIIIYLAKFAVQEHNQQQDAHLEFESVMKSKIEPMVGGVVC